The following are encoded together in the Labrus mixtus chromosome 2, fLabMix1.1, whole genome shotgun sequence genome:
- the LOC132992912 gene encoding ATP-dependent RNA helicase DDX39A, translated as MTETDVDTELLDYEEDEEPQVAPESGTSTNKKEVKGSYVSIHSSGFRDFLLKPELLRAIVDCGFEHPSEVQHECIPQAILGMDILCQAKSGMGKTAVFVLATLQQIEPVDGQVSVLVMCHTRELAFQISKEYERFSKYMPTVKVSVFFGGMTIKKDEEVLKKNCPHIVVGTPGRTLALIRNKSLNVKNIKHFVLDECDKVLEQLDMRGDVQEIFKVTPHDKQVMMFSATLSKDIRPVCRKFMQDPMEVFVDDETKLTLHGLQQYYCKLKDNEKNRKLFDLLDVLEFNQVVIFVKSVQRCVALSQLLVEQNFPAIAIHRGMAQEERLSRYQQFKDFQRRILVATNLFGRGMDIERVNIVFNYDMPEDSDTYLHRVARAGRFGTKGLAVTFVSDETDAKTLNDVQDRFEVNVAELPDEIDISSYIEQAR; from the exons ATGACTGAGACAGACGTTGATACTGAACTGCTCGACTATGAGGAAGACGAAGAGCCTCAGGTAGCCCCCGAGAGCGGGACCTCAACAAACAAGAAGGAGGTGAAGGGGTCCTACGTATCCATCCACAGCTCGGGCTTCAGAGACTTCCTCCTCAAACCTGAGCTGCTTCGTGCCATCGTAGACTGTGGTTTTGAGCATCCCTCAGAAG TCCAACACGAGTGTATTCCCCAAGCTATCCTGGGCATGGACATCCTGTGTCAGGCCAAGTCTGGTATGGGAAAGACGGCAGTGTTTGTGCTGGCCACCCTGCAGCAGATAGAACCTGTGGATGGCCAG GTGTCCGTGCTTGTCATGTGCCACACGCGAGAGTTGGCCTTCCAGATCAGCAAAGAGTACGAGCGCTTCTCCAAGTACATGCCCACGGTCAAGGTGTCCGTGTTCTTCGGCGGCATGACCATCAAAAAGGACGAGGAAGTCCTGAAGAAGAACTGTCCTCACATCGTCGTGGGGACCCCCGGGCGCACCCTGGCCCTCATCCGCAACAAGAGCCTCAACGTGAAGAACATCAAACACTTTGTGCTCGACGAGTGCGATaaggtgttggagcagctgg ACATGAGGGGTGACGTCCAGGAAATATTCAAGGTGACGCCCCACGACAAGCAGGTGATGATGTTCAGCGCCACGCTAAGCAAGGACATCCGACCCGTCTGCCGCAAATTCATGCAggat CCAATGGAAGTGTTCGTGGACGACGAGACCAAGCTGACCCTCCACGGCCTGCAGCAGTATTACTGCAAGTTGAAGGACAACGAGAAGAACCGAAAGCTCTTTGACCTGCTCGACGTTCTGGAGTTCAACCAG gTGGTGATCTTTGTGAAGTCTGTGCAGCGCTGCGTGGCTCTGTCCCAGCTGCTGGTGGAGCAGAACTTCCCCGCCATCGCCATCCACAGGGGAATGGCACAGGAGGAGCG GTTATCGCGCTATCAGCAGTTTAAAGACTTTCAGCGGCGGATCCTGGTTGCTACAAACCTGTTTGGCCGAGGCATGGACATCGAGCGAGTCAACATTGTGTTCAACTACGACATGCCTGAGGATTCAGACACGTACCTTCACAGG GTTGCCCGTGCCGGCAGGTTCGGGACCAAAGGCTTGGCCGTTACTTTTGTGTCCGACGAGACCGACGCCAAGACCCTGAACGATGTCCAAGACCGCTTTGAGGTGAACGTAGCAGAGCTCCCCGATGAGATCGATATCTCCTCCTACA TTGAACAGGCCAGATGA